GCTGGTGCGGAAGGCAATGGGTTTCCTGCGCCACCAGACCAACGCGTTCTCGATGCTCGGGCTGAACGACATTGTGGAATCATGCTTGGACGTAGCCAAACCGGTCGTGATGCGCCAGGGGATTCGCATCGAGAAAGACCTCGCGACCGACATCCCGGTGTGCTATGGCGACCTCGTGCTGTTGCGCCAGGCACTCCTCAATCTGATTGCCAATGCCTGCCAGGCCATGGAAACGCAGCAGGAACCGCGCGCGATCTATGTTCGCACCTGGGCCGAGAACGGCAGCATTTGCCTCACCATTCGGGATACCGGCCCGGGCGTTGTCCCCGAGCTGAAGACCAAGATCTTCGAAGCGTTCTTCAGCACCAAAGGCGACAAGGGCTCCGGCATCGGCCTTGCAGCGGTCAGCAGCATCATGACCAAACACAATGGCCGGGTGACTCTCGAGGACGTAGACGGCCCCGGCGCCTGTTTCAAACTCGTGTTTCCCGCCCATAGAAACGCCGTCAGCCCACGGGAAAGTTGCGGCTAAGCCCGAGGGTTTGTCCAAGACGAACGGGTCCGGGTTTCCGAGCGGTTCACCCATCTCCATCGCTATGGCGATATCGCGGCCCGCGCAACGCCTGCGGCCCGAAGACCTCCCGCCCACGCGACTCAAGCACCGTGAATCGTGCGTGTTGAAGATGCCCATACCGCCTTGAAGACGGCGGGCGGAAAGCCCGCGCGACAAGGCCCCCGGGGAGGCCCCGGGCCCACAATGTAATATGACTGGTAGGGCGGTCACCCCCCAGCAGGGGAGCGACACCCTGGCGGCATATGAAATCGGCACGCCGTTTGGGGTATACTCTATTTGAGTTCTGCCATGACCGGCCCATTGGCCGAGGATTTGTCATACAGGCTGCTCCCGTACGGAACCCCTGCGAATCAAAGGTATTAGCTCATGACGAAGAAGCTGATGATTGTCCCGGAAGAAGTGCGCAAAGAAGCCGTGATCGAACTCGGCTCGATTGCCGTGAACGCATACAACAAAACGGTCTCGGAGGAGCTCGAGAGCGATTCGGGCATTACGCCCGCGGCGTGCCTGCGAATTTACCGCGATATGTGCATCATTCGCGAGTTCGAGACCATGCTGGACAATATCAAGAAGCTGGGGGCGTACCAGGGCATCGAATACAAGCACCTGGGCCCCGCTCACCTGTCGATCGGGCAAGAAGGCGCGGCCGTCGGCGAGGCGTATCACCTCAGGGTGGCCGACCACATTTACGGCAGCCACCGCAGCCACGGCGAGATCATCGCCAAGAGCCTGCGCGCGATCTACGAACTCAAGGGCAGCGGGTTGCGCGACATCATGGAGAACTACTTCGATGGCGCCATCCTGAAGATGGTCGAGGCTCACGAACCCGATTGGCAAGGTTTGCGGCTGAACGGCAAAGGTTCCGGCAAAGCCAAGAGCGGGTTCTCGAGCGATGAAGAGGAGGAGCTCGGGATCGACTTCCTCCTGTACGGCCTGCTGTCCGAGGTCTTCGGCCGCAAGAACGGGTTCAACAGGGGCATGGGCGGCTCGATGCACGCGTTCTTCATCCCCTTCGGCGTGTTTCCGAATAATGCCATCGTGGGCGGCAGCGCCGACATCGCAACGGGCGCCGCCCTGTTCAAACGCGTACGCCGCCAGGAGGGCATTGTCGTAGCGAACATCGGCGACGCATCGATCGGCTGCGGACCCGTCTGGGAAGGCCTCCAATTTGCCTGTATGGCGCAGTTCAAAACGCTCTGGGAAGGCGATTGCCGGGGCGGATTGCCCATCATCTTCAATTTCATGAACAATTTCTACGGCATGGGCGGCCAGCCCATCGGCGAAACCATGGGGTTCGAGTACCTGTCGCGCGCGGGCGCGGCCCTGAACCCCGAAAACATGCACGCCGAGACGGTCGACGGCAACAATCCGCTGGCGTTGGCGGATGCGTATGCCCGCAAAAAGGCTATTGTCGAGGCGGGCGACGGGCCCGTCCTGCTCGATGTGCAGTGCTACCGCCAGACCGGGCACTCGCCGAGCGATCAGTCTTCCTACCGCGAACGCGAAGAGATCGAGATGTGGCGCGCGGTCGACCCCATTACCGAATTCGGCGCCAAACTGGTCGACGCGGGCGTCGCGTCTCACGCCGACCTGGACATCATCCAGGCGTACGTCACGAAGAAGGTCACGAAGGCGTGCAGACTCGCGACGAACGACGATTTGTCGCCGCGCATGGTCCTCACCCCCCACACGGGGCTGGCCGAGATCATGTTCACGAACGCCGATGAAACGAAATTGCCCGGTCTCGAGCGCGAGGACGACGTTCTGATGCCGCTCGAAGAGAACCCGCGCGTCAAGCAGATCGCCAAGAAATCCCGGTCGGGGCTCG
This genomic interval from Candidatus Hydrogenedentota bacterium contains the following:
- a CDS encoding thiamine pyrophosphate-dependent enzyme; amino-acid sequence: MTKKLMIVPEEVRKEAVIELGSIAVNAYNKTVSEELESDSGITPAACLRIYRDMCIIREFETMLDNIKKLGAYQGIEYKHLGPAHLSIGQEGAAVGEAYHLRVADHIYGSHRSHGEIIAKSLRAIYELKGSGLRDIMENYFDGAILKMVEAHEPDWQGLRLNGKGSGKAKSGFSSDEEEELGIDFLLYGLLSEVFGRKNGFNRGMGGSMHAFFIPFGVFPNNAIVGGSADIATGAALFKRVRRQEGIVVANIGDASIGCGPVWEGLQFACMAQFKTLWEGDCRGGLPIIFNFMNNFYGMGGQPIGETMGFEYLSRAGAALNPENMHAETVDGNNPLALADAYARKKAIVEAGDGPVLLDVQCYRQTGHSPSDQSSYREREEIEMWRAVDPITEFGAKLVDAGVASHADLDIIQAYVTKKVTKACRLATNDDLSPRMVLTPHTGLAEIMFTNADETKLPGLEREDDVLMPLEENPRVKQIAKKSRSGLDENGTMLKESKAVSLRDAIFEAIVHHFYNDSRLVAYGEENRDWGGAFAVYRGLTEALPYRRLFNSPISEGAIAGTSVGFALEGGRPLVELMYCDFMGRAGDEVFNQLAKWTAMSGGYCRMPVVLRVSVGNKYGAQHSQDWTALCAHMPGLKVCFPATPYSAKGLMAAALRGNDPVVYFESQRIYDVTEIFHKGGVPAEYYTVPLGVPEVLKEGSDLTILTFGATLYRAYDAAKRLESEYGLSVELIDGQTLVPFDYEILYNSVKKTGKLILGSDACERGSYLHTVAAQITQLAFDYLDAPPAVVGAKNWIVPPAELEDDYYPLPSSFLDAYHTQVKPLPGYEAREPRHPAELMRLSKEGML